The following proteins are encoded in a genomic region of Reichenbachiella sp.:
- a CDS encoding DEAD/DEAH box helicase, which yields MKVSPSQPFQIIYTLFEHQYLGYLFESFVIQLDGEGRLTFSHQNISAKNAKEFDKGLDENDYELIKLMDSMQPDVVAKKYDRKKSKPDDFFLKCFDEQSGDEHAQQEIKNYVERRRAKIMPLMHGKRLFEMGNDGEPAWKEIEVLNEKATVLFHFRRNEENTHYFPTIKYGEEKIEFQYKGAYILCNDPAYIVVEDKLYSFQKNVDANKIKPFLKKKFIAIPRKIEDNYYHKFVAPLVASFDVYAKGFDIKTETSEVKPMLYFSELASNGNSMELFDSNGNGAVEVESKILFELKFNYGDHHYSAEHMKEVSVHVEKEEDNYTFHRIKRNLDKEKKFVTFLAETGLPLKHARSTMETAKAFSWIQSTKKLLEDSGITLKQNGKGEKKYFLGKSEMTVEIKENIDWFDIHAVIKFGEFEIPFHIIRNYILKKKHEIELPNGEIAVIPEEWFTQYSELMAFADIGEEESLQLQKHHISLVKDLDESNLAHLQLTNKLERLRDFDSIDNYDIPAGFKGELRPYQRAGFNWMKFLNEYRLGGCLADDMGLGKTVQTLALLQSVHEREDNGTSLLVMPTSLIYNWEKEAEKFTPALKILNYTGVKRNKDTKEFAKYDLVITSYGLIRQDIDLLADFHFNYIILDESQVIKNPESNISKCVRDLNSSYKLILTGTPIENTTMDLWSQMTFLNPGLLGAKSFFRNQFQQPIEKKNDEEKTKKLYTIIKPFLLRRHKSQVATDLPEKIENVRYCTMSEAQEEAYEKVKSAYRDKIMEEIESGGIGKSQFMILQGLTKLRQIANHPYLADDEYKEDSGKLEDISYMLENAINKNHKILVFSQFVKHLKIVSNYLEEQNIKYSYLDGSTKDRQKEVENFQNDKSIKVFLISLKAGGLGLNLTEAEYVFLLDPWWNPAIEAQAIDRAHRIGQKNKVFTYRFITKNTVEEKILKLQQSKQKLADDLITTEESFVKTLTKDDIAGLLD from the coding sequence ATGAAAGTATCTCCAAGTCAACCTTTTCAAATTATTTACACCCTATTCGAACACCAATATTTGGGGTATTTGTTCGAGTCTTTTGTGATTCAACTCGACGGAGAAGGGAGACTTACCTTCTCTCATCAAAACATCTCAGCAAAAAATGCTAAGGAGTTTGACAAAGGGCTAGATGAAAACGACTACGAACTCATCAAGTTGATGGATTCTATGCAACCAGATGTGGTGGCTAAAAAATACGACAGAAAGAAATCAAAACCGGATGACTTCTTTTTGAAATGTTTTGACGAGCAGTCAGGAGATGAACATGCACAACAAGAAATCAAAAACTATGTAGAACGAAGAAGGGCAAAGATTATGCCTTTGATGCATGGCAAGCGATTATTTGAGATGGGCAATGATGGAGAGCCGGCTTGGAAGGAAATTGAGGTACTCAATGAAAAGGCTACCGTGCTTTTTCACTTTCGTAGAAACGAAGAAAACACGCACTACTTCCCTACCATAAAGTATGGTGAGGAAAAAATAGAGTTCCAATATAAAGGTGCTTACATCTTGTGCAACGACCCCGCTTACATTGTGGTGGAAGACAAACTATATAGCTTTCAGAAGAATGTAGATGCCAACAAAATCAAACCATTCCTCAAAAAGAAATTCATAGCCATTCCAAGAAAAATTGAGGACAACTACTACCATAAGTTTGTTGCTCCACTGGTGGCTTCTTTTGATGTGTATGCCAAAGGTTTTGATATCAAAACTGAAACCTCGGAGGTCAAACCTATGCTCTATTTTTCTGAGTTAGCGTCGAATGGCAACTCCATGGAGCTATTTGATTCTAATGGCAATGGAGCAGTAGAGGTTGAATCCAAGATCTTGTTCGAGCTAAAATTCAACTATGGGGACCATCACTACAGTGCCGAGCACATGAAGGAAGTGAGCGTACATGTAGAGAAAGAAGAAGACAACTACACCTTTCATAGAATTAAGCGGAATCTCGATAAGGAAAAGAAATTTGTAACATTCCTGGCCGAAACGGGCCTTCCTCTGAAACATGCCAGGTCTACTATGGAAACTGCGAAAGCATTCTCATGGATTCAGAGCACAAAAAAGCTACTAGAAGATTCCGGTATTACTTTAAAACAAAACGGAAAAGGAGAAAAGAAATACTTCTTAGGTAAGTCAGAAATGACTGTAGAAATCAAAGAGAATATTGACTGGTTCGATATTCATGCAGTGATCAAATTTGGTGAATTCGAAATTCCATTTCATATCATCAGAAACTATATCCTGAAGAAAAAGCATGAAATAGAATTGCCAAATGGCGAAATCGCTGTAATTCCAGAAGAGTGGTTTACCCAATATTCAGAGTTGATGGCTTTTGCCGACATAGGCGAAGAGGAATCACTACAACTACAAAAGCACCACATTTCTCTAGTTAAGGATCTGGATGAGTCCAATCTGGCACATCTCCAATTAACCAACAAACTCGAGCGACTTCGTGATTTTGACTCGATAGACAATTATGATATTCCGGCTGGGTTCAAAGGTGAGCTCAGGCCTTATCAGCGTGCCGGCTTCAACTGGATGAAGTTTTTGAACGAATACAGATTGGGCGGTTGCCTGGCAGACGATATGGGTCTAGGTAAGACTGTTCAGACTTTGGCGCTGCTTCAGTCAGTACATGAACGGGAAGATAATGGAACGAGTTTGCTAGTAATGCCAACCTCATTGATCTATAACTGGGAAAAAGAGGCTGAGAAGTTCACACCTGCACTTAAAATATTGAATTACACGGGTGTTAAGAGAAATAAGGACACTAAGGAATTTGCCAAATATGATCTGGTCATCACTTCCTATGGATTGATTAGGCAAGACATAGATTTGTTAGCTGATTTTCATTTCAACTATATCATTCTGGATGAATCACAAGTCATAAAAAACCCTGAATCAAATATTTCGAAATGTGTAAGGGATTTGAACTCCTCTTACAAATTGATTTTAACCGGTACTCCGATTGAGAACACCACCATGGACTTATGGTCTCAAATGACTTTCCTAAACCCGGGCCTTCTGGGAGCAAAGTCCTTCTTTAGAAATCAGTTTCAACAACCTATCGAAAAGAAAAACGACGAAGAGAAAACCAAGAAGCTTTATACCATTATAAAGCCTTTCCTACTGAGAAGACACAAATCTCAAGTAGCGACCGACCTTCCCGAAAAGATAGAAAACGTGCGGTACTGCACCATGTCAGAAGCGCAGGAAGAAGCTTATGAAAAAGTGAAGTCGGCCTACAGAGACAAAATCATGGAAGAAATTGAGTCTGGTGGCATAGGTAAATCTCAGTTTATGATTTTGCAGGGCTTGACCAAATTGCGTCAAATAGCCAATCACCCTTACCTGGCTGATGATGAGTACAAGGAAGATTCTGGCAAACTGGAAGATATCAGTTACATGCTAGAAAATGCGATCAATAAGAACCATAAAATTCTAGTGTTCTCACAGTTTGTAAAGCATTTGAAAATTGTATCCAACTACCTTGAGGAGCAAAACATCAAATACTCGTATCTGGACGGTAGCACCAAAGACAGACAAAAGGAGGTCGAGAATTTCCAGAATGATAAGAGCATTAAAGTTTTCTTGATTTCGCTTAAAGCTGGTGGACTGGGCCTTAACTTGACAGAGGCAGAATATGTCTTCCTGCTCGACCCTTGGTGGAACCCTGCCATAGAAGCTCAGGCCATTGACAGAGCCCATAGGATAGGTCAGAAAAACAAAGTTTTCACCTACCGGTTTATCACAAAAAACACAGTAGAAGAGAAAATATTGAAGCTGCAACAGAGCAAGCAAAAACTCGCTGATGATTTAATCACTACTGAAGAAAGCTTTGTGAAAACATTGACCAAGGATGATATAGCTGGGCTACTAGATTAA
- the htpG gene encoding molecular chaperone HtpG, with protein sequence MQEKGNISIHTENIFPIIKKFLYSDHEIFLRELVSNAVDASQKLKQLSGMGEYKGELGDLTVEVSFDEKAKTITISDKGIGMTAEDIKKYINQIAFSGATEFVEKYKDKGDEQQIIGHFGLGFYSAFMVADKVEINSLSHVDGAEAANWICDGSTEFEITAGTRKERGTDIILHINEESEEFLNQARIQGILTKYCKFLPVEIKFGQKDESVPDGEDKDGKPKYKTVKKDNIINNPTPLWTKSPSELKDEDYLAFYRELYPFSEEPLFWIHLNVDYPFNLTGILYFPKVKNELELQKNKIQLYSRQVFITDEVKDVVPEFLMLLHGVIDSPDIPLNVSRSFLQADGAVKKINTYITKKVADKLNELFKKDRKAFEDKWENIGLFVKYGMLSDEKFYDKAKDFALLENTEGECFTFDEYKEKTSALQKDKDDNLVYLYATNPAKQHAFIESVKNKSYDVLKFDGPLDSHFIGTLEHKLEKTQLKRVDAETADKLIDKDEKVESVLSDKEKETAKELFEKAIDDKNSTVNVESLAADEMPVIVTMPEFMRRMKDMQKQGGGGMMMMGDMPDQYTVAVNANHPLVSKILKAKKAENKEQLARQAYDLALLSQGLLEGSALTSFIKRSVAISAE encoded by the coding sequence ATGCAAGAGAAAGGTAATATTTCGATTCACACCGAGAATATTTTTCCAATCATCAAGAAATTTCTTTATTCAGATCATGAGATCTTCTTGAGAGAGTTAGTTTCCAATGCTGTAGATGCTTCTCAAAAGTTGAAGCAATTGTCTGGCATGGGAGAGTACAAAGGCGAACTTGGCGATTTGACAGTTGAAGTGAGCTTCGATGAAAAAGCAAAGACCATTACAATATCTGATAAGGGTATTGGTATGACTGCTGAGGACATCAAAAAATATATCAATCAAATTGCATTCTCTGGGGCTACTGAATTTGTTGAAAAATATAAAGACAAAGGCGACGAGCAACAAATCATTGGTCACTTTGGACTCGGGTTCTACTCAGCCTTTATGGTAGCTGATAAAGTAGAAATCAACTCATTATCTCATGTAGATGGAGCAGAAGCTGCAAATTGGATTTGTGATGGTAGCACAGAATTCGAGATTACTGCAGGTACAAGAAAAGAGAGAGGAACAGACATCATTCTTCATATCAATGAGGAGTCAGAAGAGTTCTTGAATCAAGCCAGAATTCAAGGTATTCTAACGAAGTACTGTAAGTTCTTGCCAGTAGAGATCAAGTTTGGACAAAAAGACGAGAGTGTTCCTGATGGAGAAGACAAAGACGGTAAGCCGAAATACAAAACTGTAAAGAAAGATAACATCATCAACAACCCTACGCCGCTTTGGACGAAGTCGCCATCGGAGTTGAAAGATGAAGATTATTTGGCATTCTATCGAGAGTTGTATCCATTCTCGGAAGAGCCTTTGTTCTGGATTCACCTGAATGTGGACTATCCTTTCAATTTGACAGGTATTCTTTACTTCCCTAAGGTGAAGAATGAGTTGGAATTACAGAAGAACAAAATCCAATTGTATTCTCGTCAGGTGTTTATTACTGACGAAGTGAAGGATGTCGTGCCTGAATTTTTGATGTTGCTTCATGGGGTGATTGATTCGCCAGACATTCCATTGAACGTTTCGAGAAGTTTCTTGCAAGCGGATGGTGCAGTCAAGAAAATCAACACTTACATCACTAAGAAAGTAGCCGACAAATTGAATGAGCTTTTCAAGAAAGACAGAAAAGCGTTCGAAGACAAGTGGGAGAATATCGGACTGTTCGTGAAGTACGGTATGCTCAGCGATGAGAAGTTTTATGACAAAGCCAAGGATTTTGCTTTGTTAGAAAATACTGAAGGTGAGTGTTTTACTTTCGATGAATACAAAGAAAAAACTTCAGCCCTTCAAAAGGACAAAGATGACAACCTGGTTTATCTATATGCCACTAACCCAGCGAAGCAACATGCCTTCATTGAGTCGGTAAAAAATAAGTCATATGACGTACTGAAATTCGATGGACCTTTGGATAGCCACTTCATCGGAACGCTAGAGCATAAATTAGAGAAAACACAATTGAAGCGTGTGGATGCTGAAACTGCAGACAAGCTGATCGATAAAGACGAAAAAGTGGAGTCTGTACTTTCTGACAAAGAAAAAGAAACAGCAAAGGAGCTTTTCGAAAAAGCAATCGATGACAAAAATTCAACAGTGAATGTAGAGTCGCTGGCTGCTGATGAAATGCCTGTGATTGTGACTATGCCTGAGTTCATGAGAAGAATGAAGGATATGCAGAAGCAAGGCGGAGGCGGCATGATGATGATGGGTGATATGCCTGATCAGTATACTGTGGCAGTTAATGCTAACCACCCTTTGGTTTCTAAAATCTTAAAAGCTAAAAAGGCAGAGAATAAAGAGCAATTGGCTCGTCAGGCCTATGACTTGGCTCTCCTTTCTCAAGGATTATTAGAAGGATCAGCACTGACTAGCTTCATCAAGCGGTCTGTAGCTATCAGCGCGGAGTAA
- a CDS encoding aldehyde dehydrogenase family protein, protein MANPFQSQFDKQKVRSLELRTEPIEHRRKRLKSLKTWILNNKGKIREALHADLRKSATDTDISEIFTVTTEINDALSHLHQWARPQRVSPGMTYLGTAGKIQPEPKGVCLIIAPWNFPFNLIGSPLASCLAAGNTAMLKPSENTPATSKLIKEMVEDVFEPEVVTVIEGAIPETTALLELPFDHIFFTGSTNVGKIVMGAAAKNLSSVTLELGGKSPVIIDETANADDAAKKIVWGRFTNNGQTCIAPDYIFISEKVKDKFVASAKKYVAELFDSKSEGLSHTQDYSRLVNVKHASRLVEILDEAKNSGAHIEFGGTHNANEKFIEPTLLSNIDESNRIWQEEIFGPIMPMKIYRDIDQVIDHINQNDKPLALYLFSRSRKTKKRITKATSAGSMVINDVVVQYAHPNLPFGGVNHSGIGKSHGKYGFMEFSNQKSVLSQRIGLTNALLFYPPFNGFKKWVVNFMIKWF, encoded by the coding sequence ATGGCCAATCCGTTTCAGTCTCAATTTGACAAGCAAAAAGTTAGAAGTTTGGAGCTTCGAACAGAACCTATCGAGCATCGAAGAAAAAGGCTGAAATCTCTCAAAACCTGGATTTTAAACAACAAGGGTAAAATCAGAGAAGCGCTTCACGCTGACCTTAGAAAATCAGCTACAGACACTGACATTTCGGAAATATTCACCGTCACTACCGAAATCAATGATGCACTCAGCCACCTCCACCAGTGGGCTAGACCACAACGCGTTTCACCCGGCATGACCTATCTCGGCACTGCAGGTAAAATACAACCCGAGCCTAAAGGGGTTTGTTTGATTATTGCCCCCTGGAACTTTCCTTTCAACCTCATTGGAAGTCCGCTGGCTTCATGCCTCGCGGCCGGAAACACAGCTATGCTCAAGCCATCAGAAAATACACCAGCCACTTCGAAATTGATTAAAGAAATGGTAGAAGATGTATTCGAACCTGAGGTAGTAACAGTGATAGAAGGCGCCATACCAGAAACCACCGCATTACTTGAATTACCATTTGACCATATCTTCTTTACTGGTAGTACGAATGTGGGGAAAATAGTAATGGGCGCTGCGGCAAAGAACCTGAGTTCTGTCACACTTGAACTCGGTGGTAAATCTCCCGTGATCATAGATGAAACAGCCAATGCCGATGACGCGGCCAAGAAAATAGTCTGGGGCAGATTTACAAACAATGGCCAGACCTGTATTGCTCCAGATTACATATTCATAAGCGAAAAAGTAAAAGACAAGTTTGTAGCCTCGGCCAAAAAATACGTTGCCGAACTGTTTGACAGCAAAAGTGAAGGCCTATCTCATACACAAGACTATTCCAGGCTGGTAAATGTAAAACACGCTAGTAGATTAGTGGAGATTCTCGATGAAGCCAAAAACTCAGGTGCCCATATTGAATTTGGAGGCACACACAATGCGAATGAAAAGTTCATCGAGCCCACCTTACTGTCCAACATCGATGAATCCAATCGCATCTGGCAAGAAGAAATTTTCGGCCCTATTATGCCTATGAAAATCTATCGGGATATTGATCAAGTAATTGATCACATCAATCAAAATGATAAGCCGCTTGCGCTCTATCTTTTCTCAAGAAGTCGAAAAACGAAAAAGCGAATAACAAAAGCTACCTCTGCCGGGTCCATGGTGATCAATGATGTGGTGGTTCAATACGCTCATCCAAATTTACCATTCGGCGGAGTGAATCACAGTGGAATTGGCAAATCTCACGGCAAATATGGCTTTATGGAATTCTCAAATCAGAAATCTGTCTTGAGTCAGCGCATTGGCCTTACCAATGCCCTTCTTTTTTACCCTCCATTCAATGGATTCAAGAAATGGGTGGTGAATTTTATGATTAAGTGGTTCTAA
- a CDS encoding DUF4293 domain-containing protein → MIQRVQSIFLFGVAACMITMLFFPIWNKLDGEKNELVELTALKFSHTKKDIETGEIAIITEGQTFYIAILAILAAGVALYSIFKYDNRLLQMKLGALNSLFMGGAMGLIVYHVYQAERMVAPTQQGNYLFAFYLGVSALLFNLLSNRFIRRDEKLVRSADRIR, encoded by the coding sequence ATGATACAAAGAGTTCAATCTATATTTTTATTTGGCGTGGCCGCCTGTATGATTACTATGTTGTTTTTTCCAATCTGGAATAAGCTTGACGGAGAGAAAAATGAATTGGTCGAATTGACCGCTTTGAAATTTTCACATACCAAAAAAGACATTGAAACCGGCGAAATAGCCATTATCACTGAAGGACAAACATTTTATATCGCCATCCTAGCTATCCTGGCAGCTGGGGTTGCACTCTATTCGATTTTCAAATATGACAATCGGTTGTTGCAGATGAAACTAGGTGCATTAAACTCTCTATTTATGGGAGGTGCTATGGGACTCATTGTGTACCATGTTTATCAAGCAGAACGTATGGTGGCTCCTACACAACAGGGCAATTACCTCTTTGCTTTTTACCTTGGTGTGTCAGCTTTACTGTTCAATTTGCTTTCAAACCGTTTTATTCGAAGAGACGAAAAGCTGGTTCGGTCTGCGGATAGAATTCGTTAA
- a CDS encoding GNAT family N-acetyltransferase has product MNNITIRPATLEDLPILYEFEQGIIQAERPFDPTLKSGHINYYDLKALTESDQAEVLVAEVAGEVVASGYAHIKDGKDFQSHKKFAYLGFMFVKPDHRGQGIITQILDELKSWSQSRGINEIRLEVYDDNEPAVRAYEKAGFKKHLVEMRMSIN; this is encoded by the coding sequence GTGAATAATATTACTATCCGGCCAGCAACTCTAGAGGACTTGCCTATATTATACGAGTTTGAGCAAGGTATTATCCAGGCAGAAAGGCCATTCGATCCAACTTTGAAATCCGGCCATATCAATTATTATGACTTGAAAGCACTCACTGAGTCGGACCAAGCGGAAGTATTAGTAGCTGAGGTAGCAGGAGAAGTGGTGGCATCGGGCTATGCTCATATCAAGGATGGCAAAGATTTTCAATCACACAAAAAATTTGCCTATCTCGGTTTTATGTTTGTAAAACCTGACCACAGAGGCCAAGGTATTATCACTCAAATACTGGACGAGTTGAAAAGTTGGAGTCAATCCAGAGGCATCAATGAAATCCGTTTAGAGGTATATGATGACAACGAACCAGCCGTTCGTGCCTACGAAAAGGCAGGCTTCAAAAAGCATTTGGTGGAAATGAGAATGTCAATTAATTAG
- a CDS encoding IS4 family transposase — protein sequence MGKNRQEISQLIEAKASCFSGCLNKIFSKEKLDLLARESGFVQRKSRLDASKFLDLLLFCDQYLDQVSLEDLANGFVEQHGLSISKQAVQERFNIKAVEFMSALLSQLLAGQLNLNPSEQNKFKRFNRVMVKDSTRYTLPEAYAKTFKGHGGQGSKAQISIQYEYDLLTNVTQRLELTAACRNDQTDSRQTLGDIEKGDLLVRDLGYVTQHYLKHVSQQGAYFLNRLNSRWGVQDVDQAPIDFSAILRKLNKHTLPALELEVKIADMPMRMIVAKVPEQVYKQRLLRAERAAHGRHKVSKEYKTRAWLNIFITNVPKAWVSTSQVQGIYRTRWQIELVFKAWKSQARIDKMKAMKQERFQCQLIARFIWIMLHYQAFRLIEQGLLDQGMAIRCSQNKFFKTAFRLSNDLKKVVFEDQPLEYWFKKLLIRSDRKYLTETKNGKQNVFKTINNFLT from the coding sequence TTGGGGAAGAACCGACAAGAAATTTCACAACTAATTGAGGCTAAGGCCAGTTGTTTTTCAGGCTGTTTAAATAAGATTTTTTCTAAAGAGAAACTTGATCTTTTGGCCAGGGAGAGTGGCTTTGTACAGCGTAAGTCACGTTTGGACGCATCTAAGTTCCTTGATCTACTTCTTTTTTGTGATCAGTACCTAGATCAAGTGAGCCTTGAGGATCTGGCCAATGGTTTTGTTGAGCAACATGGTTTGTCTATTTCAAAACAAGCCGTCCAAGAGCGGTTCAATATCAAGGCTGTCGAATTTATGAGTGCTTTGCTTAGCCAATTGCTGGCTGGGCAGCTGAATTTGAACCCATCTGAACAAAACAAATTTAAGCGGTTCAATCGGGTGATGGTCAAAGATTCTACACGGTACACGCTTCCAGAGGCTTATGCCAAAACGTTCAAAGGTCATGGAGGCCAAGGCAGCAAGGCCCAGATCAGTATCCAGTATGAATATGATTTGCTTACCAATGTCACTCAAAGGCTGGAATTGACGGCAGCCTGCCGTAATGATCAAACAGATTCTAGGCAAACCCTGGGCGATATCGAAAAGGGAGACCTCTTGGTTCGGGACTTGGGCTATGTGACCCAGCACTATCTGAAGCATGTTTCCCAACAAGGGGCTTATTTCCTGAACCGCTTAAACAGCAGGTGGGGCGTTCAGGATGTGGACCAGGCTCCAATCGACTTTTCTGCCATATTGAGAAAACTCAACAAACACACATTGCCTGCTTTAGAGCTGGAGGTGAAAATCGCAGATATGCCGATGCGAATGATTGTTGCAAAAGTGCCCGAGCAGGTTTACAAACAACGTTTATTGAGGGCTGAAAGAGCAGCCCATGGTAGACACAAGGTCAGTAAAGAGTATAAAACAAGGGCATGGCTGAACATATTTATAACCAATGTGCCAAAAGCATGGGTTTCCACTTCACAGGTTCAAGGCATATACCGCACCCGCTGGCAAATCGAACTTGTATTCAAAGCCTGGAAATCACAAGCCCGAATTGACAAAATGAAAGCTATGAAACAGGAAAGATTCCAGTGCCAGCTTATTGCCCGCTTTATCTGGATCATGCTCCACTATCAAGCCTTCAGGTTAATAGAACAGGGCTTGCTTGACCAAGGAATGGCTATACGGTGCAGTCAGAATAAATTTTTCAAAACAGCTTTTAGGCTATCTAATGACCTCAAGAAAGTTGTTTTTGAAGACCAACCCCTAGAATACTGGTTTAAAAAATTACTCATCCGATCTGATAGAAAATATCTCACTGAAACCAAAAACGGAAAACAAAATGTGTTTAAGACCATAAACAACTTCTTAACTTGA
- a CDS encoding MBL fold metallo-hydrolase, whose product MNVRVKFLGGAESVTGSKYLLEIDDFKLLIDCGLFQGLKELRLRNWDSFPVDPGSIDAIIITHAHIDHSGYLPLLVKEGFSGPVYCTSATASLLEILLKDAAKLQEEEAEFAKKKGYSKHDPPKPLFTVKDADQALTLLNSVEYENLISINPTIQATFSDAGHILGSSIVSLDIFGSIQKKTIVFSGDLGRYDQPLLYDPASIKKADVLFVESTYGDRLNQEESPANKLAEIVNQAFEQQGCLLIPSFAVGRTQLLLYYFHHLLEKKLIPDCKIYIDSPMAINATYLHKKHRKDHKLSVGKNEHASIFDDSHFQYYKSQESSTNLNNIDKGAIIISASGMCTGGRILHHLFHRLPRTNDTLLFVGYQAIGSRGRKILEGDETSRIFGLEVPVKCRIRHLDGLSAHADQAELMRWVSQINPPPKYTFVVHGEPESSTTFAKKINSSLAWPNVLVPQYLESIELFRGI is encoded by the coding sequence ATGAATGTGAGAGTCAAATTTCTGGGTGGTGCTGAATCAGTTACAGGGTCGAAATATTTGCTTGAAATTGATGATTTCAAATTATTAATTGACTGCGGTCTTTTTCAAGGGTTGAAAGAGCTTAGGCTTAGAAACTGGGATTCGTTTCCAGTTGACCCTGGGAGCATTGATGCCATAATTATTACTCATGCACATATTGACCATTCCGGTTACTTGCCGTTATTGGTAAAAGAAGGATTTTCCGGCCCGGTATATTGTACGAGCGCTACGGCTTCACTTCTCGAAATCTTACTTAAGGATGCGGCCAAATTGCAAGAAGAAGAAGCTGAATTTGCCAAAAAGAAAGGATATTCCAAACACGACCCTCCTAAGCCATTATTTACTGTCAAAGATGCCGATCAGGCGCTTACACTATTAAACAGTGTAGAATATGAAAATTTAATATCCATTAACCCAACCATTCAGGCGACTTTTTCCGATGCTGGTCATATTCTAGGATCAAGCATCGTATCTCTTGATATATTTGGTTCAATTCAAAAAAAGACCATCGTATTCTCCGGTGATTTAGGCAGATATGACCAGCCGCTATTGTATGATCCCGCCTCGATCAAAAAGGCCGATGTTTTATTCGTAGAATCTACTTATGGAGATCGGTTGAATCAAGAAGAATCACCAGCAAACAAGTTAGCTGAAATCGTCAATCAGGCCTTTGAGCAGCAAGGTTGTCTACTTATTCCATCTTTTGCAGTTGGCAGAACACAGCTCTTGCTTTACTATTTTCATCATTTACTGGAAAAGAAACTAATACCTGATTGTAAAATTTATATAGACAGCCCGATGGCTATCAATGCTACCTATTTGCACAAAAAACACAGAAAAGATCATAAGTTAAGTGTTGGTAAAAATGAGCACGCGTCCATTTTTGATGATAGCCATTTTCAGTATTACAAATCACAGGAGTCTTCCACCAACCTGAACAACATTGACAAAGGAGCTATCATTATCTCTGCCAGTGGTATGTGCACCGGAGGTAGAATTCTTCATCATCTATTTCACCGACTCCCAAGAACAAATGACACATTGCTTTTTGTAGGTTATCAGGCAATAGGTTCCAGAGGAAGAAAAATCCTAGAGGGAGATGAAACATCTAGGATTTTCGGATTGGAAGTTCCTGTAAAATGTCGCATAAGACATTTAGATGGACTTTCAGCTCATGCTGATCAAGCCGAACTCATGCGTTGGGTTAGCCAAATCAACCCTCCTCCAAAGTATACATTTGTGGTTCATGGTGAGCCGGAGAGCTCTACCACATTTGCCAAAAAAATAAATAGCAGTTTAGCATGGCCAAACGTCTTAGTTCCTCAATATCTCGAAAGTATTGAGCTCTTTCGTGGTATCTAA
- the cdaA gene encoding diadenylate cyclase CdaA translates to MILGFQIGFLEIGWVDVFDILFVSFFLYHVYKLMKGSVAIKIFLGFLFLYLIYLVVKAVDMELLSIILGQFMGVGVIAVIVLFQQEIRKFLLLLGKTTVFEEGNILKNVQQFWQEKYDKNHLDVSPIIDAIKNMAGSNTGALIVFSRSSELKFFADSGDRLEAKISKRLILAIFNKLSPLHDGAIIINNNRVVAARCILPVSERDDIPAQFGLRHRAALGMSETTDSLVVIVSEETGQLTTARSGEFEHNLSTQEVRSRINEYLSNLDEAKNESLMAKAIKTEQKEKAPKEESAKSELSVD, encoded by the coding sequence ATGATATTAGGATTTCAAATTGGATTTTTAGAAATAGGCTGGGTAGATGTTTTTGACATTCTATTTGTGAGCTTCTTTTTGTACCACGTGTATAAATTGATGAAAGGAAGCGTAGCTATTAAAATCTTCCTTGGTTTCCTGTTTCTATACTTGATCTATCTGGTGGTGAAGGCCGTGGATATGGAGCTTCTCAGTATCATTCTTGGTCAGTTCATGGGTGTTGGGGTTATTGCCGTGATTGTATTGTTCCAGCAGGAAATCAGGAAATTCTTGTTGTTATTGGGCAAAACCACTGTTTTTGAGGAAGGTAATATCCTTAAAAATGTTCAGCAGTTTTGGCAAGAAAAGTATGACAAGAACCACTTGGATGTATCCCCAATTATTGATGCGATCAAAAACATGGCTGGTTCCAATACAGGCGCATTGATTGTATTTTCCAGAAGCTCTGAATTGAAATTTTTCGCTGATTCTGGAGATCGCTTGGAAGCCAAAATTTCCAAAAGGCTTATTCTAGCCATATTCAATAAGTTATCTCCTCTGCATGATGGCGCAATCATTATTAATAATAATCGGGTGGTGGCTGCCAGATGTATTCTTCCTGTATCGGAAAGAGACGACATTCCAGCCCAATTTGGACTTCGTCACCGTGCGGCGCTGGGTATGTCTGAAACTACTGACTCTTTAGTAGTTATTGTTTCTGAAGAAACTGGTCAATTGACTACTGCTCGAAGTGGTGAATTCGAACATAACTTGTCTACTCAGGAAGTACGGTCGCGTATCAATGAATACTTGAGTAATCTGGATGAAGCCAAAAATGAAAGTCTGATGGCAAAGGCTATAAAAACAGAACAAAAGGAGAAAGCACCGAAAGAAGAATCCGCTAAATCCGAGTTGTCCGTAGACTAA